A single region of the Metarhizium brunneum chromosome 6, complete sequence genome encodes:
- the mdpL gene encoding Questin oxidase, translating to MSGILSYVLGGDRKAAAINLTPVEVHHIETNPDRRARSLKHLLKANHVNYSVVYNQLRFDNHNAHILSSAYLLGATPNQLHEIYEEQAKELEPWTPSPAELVDNDWVDFLGDRHYQRAYVDFFEDKLAMEYAYDWKKVVEHFLFSSEKPLVHGLICGLGHPLIQLGYAYEMDSREVAMEALTLASVQHNFLYKYSADASYTRPSSKSNSSVLDLLVQMSEDANFDSLSKEIDFGSLEGMITNHEDLIMEYWNAWKISDPIKDFESSQRASVALFVTSVDHKSYNYNFFIVHLLTTSYALRVLLPFFPAKYHISLVRQWWLLVIAVFVLKGRPCPDLENIDKDCNGRGWEYIQDKALNSQFSGDAHYVKAIRSMREIGSLWGDEDTFYLRAAATFVDNFHGWSF from the exons ATGTCTGGAATACTATCATATGTGCTTGGTGGCGACCGGAAGGCTGCAGCGATCAACTTGACCCCCGTGGAAGTACACCATATAGAAACCAACCCCGATCGCAGGGCGCGGTCACTCAAGCATCTGCTCAAGGCTAATCACGTCAACTATTCTGTCGTCTATAACCAGCTCCGTTTCGATAATCATAATGCCCATATTCTGAGCTCGGCGTATTTACTCGGTGCCACACCGAATCAGCTCCACGAAATCTATGAGGAACAGGCCAAGGAATTGGAGCCTTGGACGCCGTCTCCGGCGGAGCTGGTTGATAATGACTGGGTCGACTTTTTAGGAGACAGGCATTATCAAAGAGCATACGTGGATTTCTTCGAGGACAAACTGGCCATGGAATACGCTTATGACTGGAAGAAGGTGGTTGAGCACTTTCTGTTCTCGTCCGAAAAGCCGTTGGTCCATGGACTAATTTGCGGCC TTGGCCACCCTCTAATTCAGCTGGGATATGCATATGAAATGGACAGCAGAGAGGTCGCAATGGAGGCTCTCACACTGGCGTCAGTACAGCACAATTTTCTCTACAAGTACAGCGCTGATGCGTCCTACACGAGGCCCTCATCTAAGAGCAACAGCTCAGTGCTTGATCTGcttgtccagatgtccgaGGATGCAAATTTCGACAGTCTGTCGAAAGAAATTGACTTTGGAAGCCTGGAAGGCATGATTACCAATCACGAGGACCTGATAATGGAGTACTGGAATGCCTGGAAGATCTCCGATCCGATCAAGGATTTTGAATCATCACAGAGAGCCTCCGTCGCGCTTTTTGTTACATCGGTCGACCATAAATCATATAATTACAACTTCTTCATCGTGCATCTGCTTACGACCAGCTATGCGTTGAGGGTCCTGCTGCCATTCTTCCCAGCCAAGTATCACATCAGCCTTGTGAGGCAGTGGTGGCTTTTAGTCATTGCAGTCTTTGTCTTGAAGGGAAGGCCATGTCCGGATCTCGAAAACATTGACAAGGACTGCAATGGCCGTGGCTGGGAGTATATCCAGGACAAGGCGCTGAACTCCCAGTTTTCAGGCGATGCACATTATGTCAAGG CAATTCGATCAATGAGGGAAATTGGTAGTCTTTGGGGAGACGAGGATACTTTCTATCTCCGGGCGGCTGCAACATTTGTGGACAATTTTCACGGATGGAGTTTCTAA
- the Rad17 gene encoding Cell cycle checkpoint protein RAD17, whose product MAPPAKRRRRNPVEASDDEDEQPRANTLSNFLLSSPSSSSKDPAPTASTSSPKGKGFAGQSGTSFSPRKTRQASLQKNGSSLSPKKSKNVGRIEERGKTADLKALFLKQAQRATKPGNGSEKRPSPIDDPISDPISEDDEISELKASSSSLVSQHARKRLKNGSATAASESSNTGSMFLKPPRPANPVGVDDDLRPWSERFGPRNLDELAVHKKKVADVRKWLEDVMSGRMRQRILILKGAAGSGKTTTVRLLATDMGCELLEWKNPTTNSGTGYVSVSGQFGDFLGRSGKFGTLDVEEPVNTTMKNSNGLAQSRAKRIILVEEFPNTFSRSSSALTSFRSTILQYLAAHTPSLASFGKAPQHRNQISPIVLVISETLLTTTSATADSLTAHRLLGPEILRHPGVGVIEFNAIAPSILAKALELVVLKEARKSGRKRTPGPQVLKRLGEIGDIRNAVSSLEFLCLKGDQDSDWGAKVAFTKIKKSTRDSISLTKGEAESLELISQREASLGIFHAVGKIVYNKRDEKAPANDAVENLPPFLSEHARPKRSQVSVDSLIDEIGTDTHTFISALHENYILSCESTDPMDLSTPVDYVNECIECLSESDLLCPSRDVFFGGRGGFGGFSGRETGSHLLRQDEMTFQVAVRGMLFSLPSPVKRKTTTMAKGSDAFKMFYPTSLKLWKAKEEIEGIIDMWSSRILKGESELATKNLTDGANAFLRSQSSGEPSSWMQRQQARAATANTTEQKEESSAPSPLLSLGSSAQREMLLDRLPYMAHMARTRRTGLRLRDLEKVVSFHGVTAAADEEFEAEDDATLGEAWATDKPSEESSPRKKTARIKAGGMSGMLDQKLVLSDDDIED is encoded by the coding sequence ATGGCACCGCCCGCGAAACGCCGCAGGCGGAACCCAGTTGAGGCGtctgatgacgaagatgagcAGCCTCGAGCCAACACACTCTCCAATTTCCTTCTGTCTTCGCCAAGCTCTTCGTCAAAAGACCCAGCCCCGACTGCGTCTACGAGTTCCCCCAAGGGCAAAGGTTTTGCGGGCCAATCTGGCACCAGTTTTTCTCCTCGAAAGACGCGGCAGGCAAGCTTACAGAAGAATGGTAGCAGTCTCAGCCCCAAGAAGTCCAAAAATGTTGGACGAATCGAAGAAAGGGGCAAGACGGCCGATCTCAAGGCACTCTTTTTGAAACAAGCCCAACGGGCTACGAAGCCGGGGAATGGCAGCGAAAAGCGACCTTCGCCCATCGATGACCCCATCAGCGATCCAATATCCGAAGATGACGAAATATCAGAACTCAAGGCTAGCTCATCGAGCTTGGTCAGCCAACATGCCCGTAAGAGATTGAAAAATGGGAGTGCAACTGCGGCGAGTGAGTCGTCGAACACTGGCTCCATGTTCCTCAAACCACCCAGACCTGCAAATCCAGTTGGTGTCGATGACGATTTGCGACCATGGTCGGAGCGGTTCGGGCCACGAAATCTGGATGAGCTGGCAGTCCACAAGAAGAAAGTTGCAGATGTTCGAAAATGGCTAGAGGATGTCATGTCAGGACGCATGCGACAGCGGATTTTGATCCTCAAAGGGGCAGCAGGCTCGGGCAAGACAACCACTGTCCGGCTGTTGGCAACCGATATGGGGTGTGAACTGCTTGAGTGGAAAAACCCTACGACGAATTCGGGCACGGGATATGTTTCTGTGTCGGGCCAGTTCGGGGATTTCCTTGGCCGTAGCGGCAAATTTGGGACACTGGATGTGGAGGAGCCGGTCAACACAACTATGAAGAACTCAAATGGGCTTGCTCAAAGTCGAGCCAAGCGAATCATTCTCGTAGAGGAGTTCCCAAACACATTTTCaaggtcctcgtcggcgttgACCTCTTTCCGCAGCACAATACTCCAGTACCTGGCTGCGCACACGCCTTCACTGGCCAGCTTTGGGAAGGCACCTCAGCATAGGAATCAGATCAGTCCGATTGTTTTGGTCATTTCAGAGACCTTGTTGACAACAACGTCCGCAACAGCCGATAGTCTTACGGCTCACCGTCTGCTGGGACCAGAAATACTTCGCCACCCTGGTGTTGGTGTGATAGAGTTCAATGCAATTGCACCTTCGATCCTGGCAAAGGCCCTGGAGCTTGTCGTCTTAAAGGAAGCGAGAAAGTCTGGCCGCAAACGAACTCCTGGACCCCAAGTGCTTAAGAGACTGGGCGAAATTGGAGACATTCGAAACGCCGTCTCCTCTCTCGAGTTCTTGTGCCTCAAAGGGGACCAAGACTCGGACTGGGGAGCCAAGGTCGCTTTTACCAAAATCAAAAAAAGTACGAGGGATTCGATTAGTTTGACAAAGGGGGAAGCAGAGAGCCTAGAGTTGATATCGCAACGCGAAGCCAGCTTGGGCATATTTCACGCAGTTGGCAAAATCGTGTATAACAAGAGGGACGAAAAGGCGCCAGCAAATGATGCTGTCGAAAACCTTCCCCCGTTCCTATCAGAACATGCCCGGCCGAAGAGGTCGCAAGTATCTGTTGATTCTCTTATTGATGAAATCGGTACAGACACTCATACATTCATATCCGCCCTCCATGAGAATTACATTCTTTCATGTGAGAGCACTGACCCTATGGATTTATCAACACCAGTGGACTATGTCAATGAATGTATAGAGTGTTTATCAGAAAGCGATCTGCTCTGTCCGTCCCGAGACGTATTTTTTGGAGGCAGGGGCGGTTTTGGTGGTTTCAGCGGTCGAGAGACAGGCagccatcttcttcggcaGGACGAGATGACATTCCAAGTCGCCGTTAGAGGTATGCTCTTCTCCTTACCAAGCCCGGTCAAACGCAAGACAACTACAATGGCCAAAGGCAGCGATGCATTCAAGATGTTTTATCCAACGAGTTTGAAGCTTTGGAAGGCCAAGGAAGAGATTGAGGGCATTATCGACATGTGGTCATCAAGGATACTGAAGGGCGAATCAGAACTGGCAACAAAAAATCTAACAGACGGAGCAAATGCATTTCTGAGGTCCCAATCCTCTGGagagccttcttcttggatgCAGCGCCAACAGGCACGCGCTGCAACTGCAAACACCACCGAGCAAAAGGAAGAATCCTCGGCCCCATCGCCCTTGCTGTCACTGGGCAGCTCAGCTCAGCGGGAAATGCTCCTCGACCGGCTACCTTACATGGCTCACATGGCACGAACCCGAAGAACAGGTTTGAGACTACGAGATCTTGAAAAAGTCGTGTCCTTTCATGGCGTCACGGCTGCCGCCGATGAAGAATTCGAGGCAGAGGATGATGCAACGCTGGGCGAGGCTTGGGCTACAGACAAACCCTCGGAAGAATCAAGTCCACGCAAGAAGACTGCGCGGATTAAAGCAGGCGGCATGTCCGGCATGTTAGATCAAAAGTTAGTATTAAGCGACGATGATATCGAGGATTGA